TGACCAGGTGCGCCAACGTCAGTCCGGGAATGATCTGCTCCACCGAGGTGATGGAAATCCCCAGAATGTCGATGTCTTTCTCTAAAATGGACGGCAGGTACCATTTTTCATAGAGATCGTAAAAATAATTTTCTTGCGGGTGATTGAAAGAATCAACGATCTCTTCCGAGGAATACGGGGTGAAGCGCAGTTGACTGCCAATGACCGTCAACTGCGAAGGAAAATAGGGAGCCAGGATATTGTCCAGCCAGACATCTATGATCTTGAGGCTTTCCATATACCGTTCCAGATCGTAGAAGTCCTCACAGCGCAGAGACTGTTTCGCCGCGTCGATCTGATCCTTCAACGAAGGGATGATCTCTTCCGCTTCCAATAGCTTCGCGTATTTTTCCTGTTCAAATTTATTGCGGCGCGGATTCATTCTCAGCTCATTGAGCTCACGAATGATGCGTTCGTATAAAGACTTGGTCTTCTCCCAGGTGCATAAATCATCCAGCAGTTCGATGGCGAGATCGCGTTGCACCACATCATGAATGTCGTGTTTGGCAAGAAACGCCTTGAGACTTGGAAGACTCAAATAAGGCTGGGAGGGATGCCAGGAAGATGGAAACACCAGATAAATCATCAGTAAATTCCTTTATTCAACGAAACAAACCGACCTCTCGAAAGAGGCCGCAGTTTGCTCAAGGCTTGGGAGCCATAAAAACCAGCATCACCAATTTTTCGTTCGTATGGTTGACCACACCGTGGTCCAGTCCGCTGGGGGCCAGGGTGATTTCATCGGCTGTCATTTCACGTTCTTCAGTACCGATGGTCACCTTTCCCTTGCCCTCCAGAATGTAATACACCTTGTCCGACCCCTCATGAGAGTGGACCTTCTGGGACTGACCCGGTTCTAAACAATATACATCACAAAAGAAATTGTCCGTATCAAAAAGGGGGACTTTTTTCAATTTTTCGGGGCTGAAAGCCACCAGATCTCTAACTTTAACAACGTTCATAAGCGCCCCGCCATGCTGGATTTTTTGAAATACAGGGATTGGACTGGGCCGATTGCAATGAATCCCCCCACCACCCCTTCACGGAAACATTTGGAAAACATGAGATTTAGAAAATTTTATCATAGAAATCAAGTGCATCCAATAAAATTAAAATTCAATGAGTTTTGCTGTCCAATTCTGTTGACTTCCAAGGCCATATACACTATTTTCCATAAAAACATCGCTGGAAATTCCCTCGGAGAGAAACAAGGACCGCACCCATCGGAACATACAGGAATGAATTTAGGGTCTCACTTCGGGAATCGGAACAGACACAAAGACGGGACGTAGCGCAGCCTGGTTAGCGTACTTGACTGGGGGTCAAGAGGTCGGAGGTTCAAATCCTCTCGTCCCGACCATATAAGATAAGGGTTTGCGGGATTTATATCGCAAGCCCTTTTTCTTTTATGCCGTATCCGTCCCACCATAGTCCAACTTTTGCGAGATTTCCTCTAGCAGGTTGCTGAAAAACTATTTTTGGGACCTTAAAATGTTAATTTCAAGTTTACTGTTAATTTAAGAAAACCAGTAGCACAGGCGACCTATCCTTAAAGTCAATGCGGAAGTGCGGAATTTAATTCCGCCTTTCTAGCCTGTGCGCAAAGGCTGTGCCACTTAAAAGCAAAAACCTGTAAAACTTAACTCGCTGACGGATTTTTCTCTTTTTCAGCAACCTGCTAGGGTAGCCGATAAGGATCATTGCGGTTTTGAGGCTGACGACCTATATTTATCTGGCAGGGTTGGATGATGATAGGAGATCGGTCATGTTAGTTGCCGCTATTGAGAGAAATCAGGCGTCTGGGGGTGACAAAATCGTGGCAAGGGTTATGCCCTCCCCACGGTCCGCGTCAATTGCAATAAGAGATGAGCCTTCAAGCTTTCGTAGGCAATTCCCCAGACAAAAGGACAATATTAGCCTGGGAACCCAATCCTCCCCATCCTTTCAAATTTGGAGTCCGGATTACATCGTTTCTTTGAGCGAATCTGCAAGGAAATATCGAGGTCAGCCCTTATCTTAAGCCCCCTGCCCTCTTAATCACTATAGAATCACTTTTTTTATGGAATATTTATCCCAACCTTAGGTTTTCTCGGCCCGGTCAGCTTTTCGGGAAGGAGAAAGCTAGGTTGTCTGTCCGTTTTTATTTATAATGATTTTTGGTCCACTGTTTACGAAATTACCCTGAAATTAGAGGAACCATGAATATTTTAGTCGCCCTAGATTTATCCGAAGCGTCGCCAATAGTTATTGGACAGGCCAAAAAGTTAGCAAAAGCTCTTTCCGCGAAAATATGGCTTTTGCACGTAGTCAATCCAGATCCTGAGCTTGTGGTGGCGCCGGTGGGTTTCGACGATGCTACTTACCTCCAAAATGTCGGAGAAGTGAGGGATGCCATCGCCAAAGAGTTTCAGAATGAGCATCGCCTGCTGCAACAGTTCAGCCAGGAATTGCGATCGGCTGGGTTGGATTGCACC
The genomic region above belongs to Nitrospinota bacterium and contains:
- a CDS encoding cupin domain-containing protein, whose translation is MNVVKVRDLVAFSPEKLKKVPLFDTDNFFCDVYCLEPGQSQKVHSHEGSDKVYYILEGKGKVTIGTEEREMTADEITLAPSGLDHGVVNHTNEKLVMLVFMAPKP
- a CDS encoding universal stress protein, producing MNILVALDLSEASPIVIGQAKKLAKALSAKIWLLHVVNPDPELVVAPVGFDDATYLQNVGEVRDAIAKEFQNEHRLLQQFSQELRSAGLDCTALLVQGSTTETILKEAAKLSADMVILGSQGKWDLERFFLGSTSEGILHKSPVPVLVVPTHGAT